A segment of the Tachysurus vachellii isolate PV-2020 chromosome 18, HZAU_Pvac_v1, whole genome shotgun sequence genome:
ACACCCTCTCCATGAGCTCGCCGGCCTCAGCCACGAGCTGGTGGGTGGCATCTGAGATTTCCAGACCGTCTGTTGCCGGGGACGACCTGGTGCAAAGGGGAGGGGCTTGGGATCAGCACAAGGCGAAGTTTACAGGTTTTTACATCTGTTTAACAACTCATTTATTTAGTCACTCACCCGTTCTGCGTCGTAAATAATCTGCCACCGGTGAGGACTTTATGAACATTCTGTTAACAAGattttataaatgtgtattaaaatgcattaaaggaGCAGTTTTTAATGATTACACAATTGAAATTAAAACCTAGACAGATGATTCTCTCTGCTTAACGAATCCTCTGCTTCCTCTGTTGAACTAAATTTATCTCCTAAGTCGATGTTTAAGGAAAACGTGCAGAGCTGATTGGTTTAACCCTCCTATTTTCCTCCTCTGCAAATTAGGAGTGCCGAGTCAACTTGACGTCTgtttttgactgcttataaaaaatgaagtatatatgatagccatttttttttcacctttttattctaacttgtttccaacatattaacatatattttgctaaataaattttaatatttggtataataaacaaTACTTATGTACAAAGATGCCtcatttttttagtaaaaaaaaacaaacagaaatttttaattattttcactatagaggcacaaaagttgattcacaattacaggctggtatatttcaaagccaggagattgttttgaaaccattttgaccatttttaatgtcagtaaataataaaacctgttttttttccaggtcaaattgacttgaatgcccCCACTCataaacatggcataatttaatgtgaataaaacctattttttattatacttaataaatttgtgtgtgtgtgtgtgtgtgtgtgtgtgtgtgtgtgtgtgtgtgtgtgtgtgaagcttgttggtagatcagattttgcccccaactggacaaatgcatataacaagtatgaaatatatacaaatgagtagcgtttgtttttttctggaggcctaatgaattgctatgcccagtgcttgtgtgtgtgtgtgtgtgtgtgtgtgtagcatcattttggtagatcatattttgccctcagCTAGGTGGTGAaatatttggcttttttttcccctggaggcctaatgaaatgcaatgcccaatttgtgtgtgtgtatgtgtgtgtgcatgtgtgtgtgtgtgttttgggtgcgtctgttagtggacattttatgtgtgaatttttgtgtctgtatgtatgttcattgcactgaaaagggcaaaagtgtgacctattggcccactaaatgtggccgggtccaACTGACCCGGGAGGATCCAAAACGCAAAGTATATAGTGGTCcaaacacatagttcaacaaaaatagacaaaattaattttacttgcaaagttcataatttggaacaatcctggtaaatttcaggcaaatatgtggaagaaaacccaagttatgacacattaaactttcattaaacCTTCCAGCAGGGTCAGATAGACCCGAGGAAAATACGAGGGTTAAAAGAGATTCTTTAAGTGAACTTGAAGTTGAAAATATTCCATGTTTGCTGGtttataaaaagatttaaacctTAAAATCCATTGACCAATCAGCTTCTTTTGGAAATACATAATGTTTTACACATTATTATGTGTTTGGTGTTAAACATTATTGCGGATGTTTCgttatgatttatttacatgAGCAAAACCCAGCAGCTTTTTATTGGAGATTTCCAGATGTTTCCTGTTGAGTTCTGACTTTCGTAGCTGATTGTCTATAATAGAAAGCCTCTTGTTCAATTCCAGAATATCTtcctgaaatacaaaaaaatcccGTTAATAACCTGCTTCAGATTTTCTATTTAGATTATGTTCAGAGATTCAGTAACACTAGGAAGTATAAATGATAAtggaaaaatgtatgaaatgcaaaaaagtgtatgcatggatggatagattaatggatggatggatgaatgaatagatagCTGGATTGAAGAACAGATGGATGtagggatggatggaggaacTGACTGATGGATGAATAAATCGATAAATGTTTAGATTGATGGAGTGATAtatgaatgaatagatggatagatggatgaatggatgggagGTCTGATGTAGGAATGGATGAATGGctggatggatagattgatgCATATAggtgtgaatggatggatagatgaatgaatcaatgaacaGACGGATAGTCAGACAATGGAAGGACATTGGATGTAGtgatggatatatggatggatggatggacaaatggatagatggacaaATAGAAGGTATGAAGGGTGTAAAGAGGAAttgatagacagatggatgaatggagggatagagaaatggatggaAACCTTTGCATAAAttaatggatagatagacagatgcaAGGACTAGCACATATAGGaatgaattgatggatggatgcacagttggatggataaatagatggagagatggagagatggatataataatttattctctactcattaaatgtgtttttctccaAATGTGATCATTTATTTCTCAAAAAAATCGTGTGTTTCATCGATTtctcacaacctcacacacaaacatcaaatTCAATTGCTTAAATAgttgactttgtttttttttttaatttacattcatCACCTGCAAACTCGTATGTTTCTTTTCAGCAAGTTGCTCCTTCAGATCTTTGATTTCAGCCTCCAGAAGCCGGATGACTTCCTCATAGTCCTGTTCCGCGCTGTTAGGCTGCATCTGAACAGCTTCAGCCTCCTGAAGCCTCTTCAACGCCTCATTCTCCTCCACAGTGCTATTGGatttctgaaacacacacaaacctggatGGAAACCTATCAGAAGAACCACCATTCTACACCATGAGGACATCACCAGCTTTGTGTTTACCTCTGTGCTTTTCTGAAGGTCCTTCTCTAGAGATTTTTTATTGTCCTCTGTGTCCTCCAGTATAccctgaaaaacaaaattattcttACAAACATTTCCAGTCTGGAGGAATGAATGACTGaacggatggatagatagataaaaggTCAGGACcggcagatggatggatggatgaatgaatggatggaaggatAAATAACAATTAGGTAGAAAAGTGAATGAAGAGATGGATACCAAATAGAGTGTTGGATAAatggatgaacagatggatgAAAATGGatgataaatagacagacagattgacagacagacgaGAAACAGACATAGAGTCAGAGAGACATGGATGTGACTCATGGATGTCCCTAGTGACAGCTGTGTAAATGGTAAGAAACAGAAGTAATCTGCAAATAAAGGGATGAACAGACAGCTGGATAGGTGATGGATGGATTGGTAGGTAAATAGATGCATGAATGATGGATGGCTAGATTGATGGATTAATGGATTTATGGAAAGATATGGATAGATGTAGGGATGGACTAATGGATGGATGCAGAaagcgacagacagacaaacaaacagatggttagatggatggaaggatggacagatggactgatagataaatggatagatgaatgaatgagtagaCATTTTGACATATGGACtgatagatggacagatggacggATGTAGAGATGaatggacagatagataaatGTTTGAATCGAtgtataaatggatggatagacagatagacaggtggactaatggatgaatggatgtacagatggatggacaaatggatggatagttagATGGAtgtacagatggatggatgtacagatggatggacaaatggatggacaaatggatggatgtacagatggatggatggacagatggattgACAaagggatggatagatggatggatgtacagatggatgaacagatggatggacaaatggatagatagatggatgtacagatggatggacagatggatggacaaatggatagatagatggatgtatgtacagatggatggacaaatggatagatagatggatggatgtacagatggatggacagatggatggacaaatggatagatagatggatggatgtacagatggatggacagatggatggacaaatggatagatagatggatggatgtacagatggatggacagatggatggacaaatgaatagatagatggatggatgtacagatggatggatggacagatggatggacagatggatggatggatagatggatggatgtacagATGGATGGTTGCACGATATATTTCACCTCTAGCTGTTTTATCTGTGTCTGTGGTTGCTTGACGTCAGACTGGCAGTGTTCCATCTCCTCACTGCTGTAGCTGCACTCTGACTCACACGTCTGAAAGAGAGAAGAACAAGGCATTAATCCACACCGCCgttatacattacagcatgaATGAAGATGGTTCAGAAATGAACACGTGGAAAACCAAATCCATCAGCGTTATGGTCTTACAGGTGAGTGGAAGGCCGACGTGTCCATCAAACTCGCTGCCTCGTGATAGGAGAACATAAATGGTCCCTGCgcaagccccgcctcctccaGCTTATCCTGGTACACATTACGCGTGGCCTCCACAAACTCTGATTAAACAAGAAAAGCTGGCTGTAGACACAGAAATATCAACTTCTACAACGTTTATGGGAGAATGTTCACCTCCATAAGACACCGTCCCTTGAGGATCTGTGGACAAACTCTCTCTGATTTTTCTCCTCTTATCCTCCGTGACGTCCAGTCCGAGGTAAGACAGAGCCTGAGGACAGATCCATAATCATGGGTCTGTTAGCATCGATATCTAGGTTATTATGGTCAGATTCTGCTCTGCAGGCTCACCAGGTCCAGTTTCTCTGATCGCAGGCGTATGTGGGGGTCCAGAGATACTCTGGGTTTGGATGCTGCACCGTTGCTCTGTGTGGTCAGAGCTGCTGAGAAAATCACAACACACCTCGTAgtcattaaaacaataaataaataaataaataaataaataaataaataaaagttctcTTGGTCTTCAGGACGATGACTTACATCGTGCAGGACTTTTGAAATGGATGACAGACAAACAAGAGAAAGgagggaataaaaataaagctgacaAAGTGAGAAAATTCAggataaaagggaaaaagaaggAACAAAAAAGTTAGATAAagtaaagggaaaaaagtgctatgagtgagagatacagaaaaGAGGGATGTGAGACCAAACAGaaacagggaaaaaagagaatgaatttcattcattcattttctaccgcttatccgaactacctcgggtcacggggagcctgtgccaggtgtcatcgggcatcaaggcaggatacaccctggacggagtgccaaaccatcgcagggcacacacacacacacaatctcattcactcatgcaatcacacactacagacaattttccagagatgccaatcaacctaccatgcatgtctttggaccgggggaggaaaccggagtacccggaggaaacccctgaggcacggggagaacatgcaaactccacacacacaaggaggaggcgggaatcaaacccccaaccctggaggtgtgaggcgaacgtgctaaccactaagccaccgtgcccctagacgtgggattattatttattatttattatgtaggCGTCGCTTGATATCCGACTCCCACTAATCTGTCAGTTTCATGTCGCCATGGCGATAGATAAAGAAACCTTACATCCCCCCTCATATCAATGGTGTGGTCTCATATCTTTGTGGCTGTTCCTACTGTAGCTCTTGTGGACCTGTGACCTATAACACCTGgtataataaatgatgaaatgcACAGCGCTGCAGATAAGGACATAAACCTGCAACAATGCTAAACTCCACGTGAATGGACTCAACTGCTGATAAACCTTGAACgaataaatcttaataataatcttaaaatTAATGAGACGTCACAAAGCGGCACTAAAATTAAGCGACACCTCTTGACCGGTCCGAATCAGCATAGAGTTTGTATTGAAGAGCGCCAATACTTTTGCCACCCGGAACTTAATTTAACGATTTAACTCACGTGTACAGAAGACTAGGTTATTTATTGTGAAGGCGATGTTGTACCTGAGACGTGGATGTCTGCAGGACTGATGTCGGGAGAAGACGACGGTGCCGTGTCGTCCGGTCGAACCTGCGATAAaacaaactgattaaaaaaatgaaaagaaaagatagtttttttttcctgtggaaTTGTGCTCACCTCAGGAGACGTGGCGTGCACTTTTAACCTGCCGTATCCGTTCGCGCCGGCTTTCTGAACCTTGCCTAACGACGTACTGCAAGGGAAATGACCTTTCCCTGGGATGAAGGCGATTTCCACCACTGGCTCACGGCTTCACGGAAACAAAAGGACGACGGATTAGTTAGGGATCAGTCACACGTCTGATACTGTGTGTTCTAATGCACCACATCGCACACACAGGGTTCTTCTTCACCTGAGTTTCACTCTGTTGATGGTGCTTTTGGCTTCTTCATGTGTGACTCCGATGAGCGCCTCCTTGTTTATGGCGATGAGCTGATCTCCTGCTCTGAGACGTCCATCCTGCACGCAACagatctctcactcacactcactcattttctaccgcttatccgaactacctcgggtcacggggagcctgtgcctatctcaggcgtcatcgggcatcaaagcaggatacaccctggacggagtgccaacccatcacagggcacacacactctcattcactcacacaatcacacactacggacaatttctcCAAAGATCAACCTACaaagccaatcaacctaccatgcatgtctttggaccgggggaggaaaccggagtacccggaggaaacccctgaggcacggggagaacatgcaaactccacacacacaaggcggaggcgggaatcgaacccccaaccctggaggtgtgaggcgaacgtgctaaccactaagccaccgtgcccccgtcaCGCAACAGATCGAATCTgctaataatcacacactcgaTAATGTCTGGCACTAAAACGCTGAATGCCTCAGACCTCTACGTTTACTCAGTGTTACAGGTAAAGTTGGTATCTGTGTGGTATTTTAAttccacaaaaacacacgtATTTGAATGGTATCTTTGTAAAGAGAGCGCGTGTTACCCGATGACAGTCTCCTcctgacatcacttcctgtatgAACACCTCTGGGCCGTCTGGTCTGTTGGAGCCTCCGCTGATTGAGATACCCAGAGTGCTGGAGCGAACCACTGAGATCAGTTGGATCACACCTTCACCTGGgtgactgcacacacacacacacacacactcaaaacaaacaaatgcatgtATACCATACCATGTATTCTGACCATtaggaaactgtgtgtgtgtgtatatgtgtgtgtgtgatgtacaccTAAGCGAGCAAAGTAGCTGTCCCGTGTTACTGTATGCGTTCTGAGACCCAGCTGGACTGAGCGGCAGAGGACTTTGGGATCTGGACGAGGACCCTGACGATGTGCTGTCCAAATATCTGCCTGCTTTAAGACAGGAAACCAAACTGTCCGACTTGCTCTGATGATCTGATATCATACACTACATCATACACTACAGTGCTATGTGTGAATTGTGGCTGCACAGACAGGAAGTTGTAGAGAGAAACATGAGACTCACTGTGCTGAATGGGCGAGTTCCTCGTGGAACCGGTGCTGCTGCTGGAGCCGTATTTCTCCATCAGTTCGGCAAATTCTTTtcttgaaaatgaaatgaaaagagatGAAATGAAAAGTAAGTTATTCAGTGTGAGAACCGtcaaaacatctaaaaaaatgaTCTAGAAAATGCAACCTCATATTCCGggatttttcttctcttctggcTGTTTACATCTATATCCATATCGATCCAGTTACTGTTTCTATCCACCAACCATCAACATCATACCTCTAATCATCTCTATCCATCTCCTTTATCCACCCATCATCTCCATCTACATACATCAAACTCTGTTTAACTGCCTCCATCAAATGTCTCCATCAAGCATCTCGATGACCATCTCTAACAGCTTTAATCCAACAGcctccatcaaactgtttatcCTACTGCCTCCATTCAAATGTCTCCATCCAGCACTTTTATTACAAAAACCTCCATCCAATCATCTCACGTTACCATTTCAATCCAACTGCCTTCATCTACCCATCTACCTCTATCTCCATTTACCCATCTCTTCTCACTAGCTCAGTCCAACTATATGTATCTGACTGTCCTTATCTAGCTGTTTATATCACCTACCTCCATCCAAGTGCCTCCATCTAACTTCCTCCATCCAAGTGTCTCTTTCACCTGCACGCCATCCAATTCCCTCCATCACAACTCTATCCCAATGTCTGTCTTCACTCCTTTGTGTTCATTCAACTTCAACTTCTTCCAGTCAACGATCAACTTCATCCAACTGCTATTAATCACTTGAACTGCATCCATCCAGTTGTCTCCATCCACCTCCCTTCCTCAACTACCATCCAGACTCCAAATGGctcttaaaggaaaaaaagccAAATCATAACAAATACAAGCTAATTACGAGTACGGAACTAAAATCTGGACATACCTTTGGTCCGAGGATCCATTAAAGCCACTAAAGCCGATAGTTGAAACAAAAAAGTTACATGCTAGTGTGAAGACAGGATTGGAGGTCAGTCAAGGTGACTGGAACTGTACTATCATGCAAAACATCTTCAAGATCAATCGTCTTATTGTACCGGACGTTTGTAAATGACCTGGATGGCTATGAACCTTCATACCCATAAAGTGGAAGAACTTTAATCCTCTAAACACAGGTTAAAGACAGAGCACGGATTAAAGACTCCACACTCATATCGCCAGCTTAGTTTCTCTGCAATctgctctctttctcctcttacACATATTCCAGAACAGATGAAACTCATCCCATTATGGTGACTGTTATGGTAATCTATGTCgcttcatgtacagtatatactgtaaggaACATGTTATTATtagaagtaataaaacaaaaagtgtccAACTTCCCTAAACACAAGTTGGTGGAGTATGTTAGCTAAGCACCAATCGCTAGCTGGCTAATAGCTTCCCTAAGCAAGGTATTACACCAAGTGCTTGTCTACCGACTAACATACATGGCTATGAAATCTACAGCCCTCATAACAATGGATACTGGATTTAAATCAGGGGAACTGGATGTGGGGTGAATCTCGAAGATGTTTCTCATTTGTGTTGATGGAACTGCGATGCACTGAAACTCTAAACCTAAAAGCTTCATCTAGAACCCTCAAGGAACCTCTTTAAGAGCTCGTACATGGCCCGGAAACCAGAGGtgtgagtaagtcacacatgtgcaagtcacaagtaagtctcaagtcatgaatgtcaagttaaagtcaagtcgagtctttttttaatatttgtcaagcaagtctcaaatttgcgacttaagtctgactcgagtcgagTCCCCCgactctgagtcatttaactcaagtccgagtcaagtctcaagtcatgaatgtcaagtcaaagtcaagtcgagtctttttttaatatttgtcaagcaagtctcaagtctctaatttgcgacttaagtctgactcgagtcaagtcatatgactcgagtctcCCATCTCTGCCGGAAACCTAATTCCATTATATAATCTCATAAAACGAGGGCGTTCCTGTGCACGGTTTACTTTAACAGCTTCGTCACGAGGTTCCGATTCCAACATTTGCTGGAAGTTTCTACACAGAACCTTTAAGGATTTTTTCACATAAATGGAGAAATACAACTCTTTAGATTGTTAAATGTTCAGATGGAACATTTGGAACATTACATTTCCAAAAATGTAAGGATGATGTTCTGGAATGTTCTTCATCTCCTGATTGGCTCACTTCTGCCCCTGAGCCCCACCCACTAACCACGGCTTTCACCCGGTGTAGCTACATCTAGCTTGTGATCATTAAGTCTGAATAAGTATTTTTTGGTCATCAATTCAGGACTCCAGTAATGTCAAGAAAATAAGTCTAAAAGGAGCtgctacgtgtgtgtgtgtgtgtgtgtgtctgtgtgtgtgtgtgtgtatgtgtgtgtgtgtgtgtgtcttaccgAGCTTCCTCATCTCGTGCTATCAGAAGCCGCATGTGGTTTGTGGACGAAGCTGCTCTGAGAATATCCACTGCTCTGGaggaaaaatgtgttttttttaattctattaatTAAAGCAAGTGTCTGAATTTACACTtcatggatggacagatggacagaatcTGACTTTTGCAAACACTTTTGAGTTCTAGGTTATTTGTTTACATTGAAAGATTTCATAGAAATAAAGGAATTATTTATGTTATCCTTACGAATAACGATCATGTGACTCACACAGAGTAACCGTGGTGAAATGAATCATTGCTTTAAAACCATTTTGGGTCCAGAAATTAAACGCACCTCTCACTCGTTACGCCAATCAAACTTTCTCCATTCACCTCCAACATTTGGTCTCCAGGCTGTAGGTgccctaaataataaaaaacgaTAAAACGGACAATTAACGTGACGAAAAATTCGCCCCTCCTTCCAAACACGACATCACTGTATTCTGTAAATGTGAATTTGTTTCCTGGGGAAAAGAATTGATTTGGTATATTTTTAACCACTTAGAAATATGAGTGTGTTATACagtcgtgacctaatggttagagagtttgactcatAACCctaaaggttgtgggttcaagtctcgggccagcaataccacgactgaggtgcccttgagcaaggcaccgaatcccccaactgctccctgggcaccaCAGCATAGACGACTGCCCagtgctccgggtgtgtgttcacggtgtgtgtgtgtgttcactgctgtgtgtgtgtgtgtgtgtgtgtgtgtgtgtgtgtgtgcactttggatgggttaaacacagaaaacgaattctgagtacgggtcactgtacttatctgtatgtcacgtcacgtcactcaGTAACACTGCAGATTTTACCTACATACATCAATAAAAGTGTGTTAATTGTAAATACATCAGGTGTGTTATATCAGGACAACCTTTAAAAGGTACGGACTGTATGGTACTTTATTCTAGAAACATCTCTCCAGATGTAGGTCAGGTTCACCTCACTGTGCTCTTTTTATCTCTCCTAAGTGAAGGCATGTCGCAAGCGTTCAACATCAGTCTGCTTATTTTTAGAGCGAGGTGAAAAGGAACAGAGATCTCTCTGAGGATTCCTGGCCATTAAGAATATGGCAGATAAACATtacaggctgtttttttttatttcagttgtaATTCTGCCTGCTTCGTCTGAAACAGCAGAGAAAACAAGCTACAGATTAAACGAACAAACACAAGACCCGGAATCCACCTAGCCGTGGTCAATGGTCTGTGTTTAGTGTAGGTTTACACACCTGACTCGTTTTCAGTTTATTATACAGGTTTTCTGCTTCATCACgtacatccattcattcattcatcttctaccgcttatctgaactacctcgggtcacggggagcctgtgcctatctcaggcgtcatctggcatcaaggcaggatacaccctggacggagtgccaacccatcgcagggcacacacacacacactctcattcactcacacaatcacacactacggacaactaCGAACACCCTCACGCAATAGATCGAATCTGCtaatcatcacacactctataaagTCTGGCGCTAAAACGCCTAATTCATAGattatctataaaaaaaatcagttcttGAGACTCGACATTGGCTTGAGTccgatctaaaataaatcagactctgtcgttctttcagtgtgttttagacgtgtgtttgtccctctgttgatgatcttacactgaattttagtgttgaagacaaatctgagctgctttatagatgaacaaacactcggagcttctcagagagcagaaatgggtcaAAGCAGAAGAGagccacccccccccccccttttcttTTCCAGCAGCATATTACAGATGGCAGTTGCCAGATCATCAAACATCAGACCGAGGTACCTGATGCAAAAAACAATGGGGTTACGCTCAGAATCACATGTAACTGTACGTACAATATGTCCCACGGTCACGTCATACATTGTTTACAACTTAGAAAATCTCTGGTGGGATTTAAAGAAGGCAAAGTACACAAACCCAAGAAATATTACTGAACTGGGGGCCATTGTTTATGAGGAATGGTCTGATTCTGCTAGAAACTGGCATCTGGTTATTCATCTCGTTTGCAGACTGAAGAATTTGGAGAATTGCAGAATTCATTAAGAGTTGAATTATCAGCTGAATTTGGGGGACCTTTAGAAGCATTTGTAGTTGAGCTATTTTCAGTTGTTGTTGGTTGATTTGTTGGCTATTTTGCAGTGGGCGTTGAATAATTTTGGCTGAAAACTCTTTatgcacatgacaataaa
Coding sequences within it:
- the si:dkeyp-72e1.9 gene encoding syntaxin-binding protein 4 isoform X5, which codes for MPTFSVMFKGAVIISRTLMGPYGDDRAVHLIQFSDCGNGLGIKVIGGVKEVTGEEFGVYVKRILPGSLASAEGHLQPGDQMLEVNGESLIGVTSERAVDILRAASSTNHMRLLIARDEEARKEFAELMEKYGSSSSTGSTRNSPIQHTGRYLDSTSSGSSSRSQSPLPLSPAGSQNAYSNTGQLLCSLSHPGEGVIQLISVVRSSTLGISISGGSNRPDGPEVFIQEVMSGGDCHRDGRLRAGDQLIAINKEALIGVTHEEAKSTINRVKLSREPVVEIAFIPGKGHFPCSTSLGKVQKAGANGYGRLKVHATSPEVRPDDTAPSSSPDISPADIHVSALTTQSNGAASKPRVSLDPHIRLRSEKLDLALSYLGLDVTEDKRRKIRESLSTDPQGTVSYGEFVEATRNVYQDKLEEAGLAQGPFMFSYHEAASLMDTSAFHSPTCESECSYSSEEMEHCQSDVKQPQTQIKQLEGILEDTEDNKKSLEKDLQKSTEKSNSTVEENEALKRLQEAEAVQMQPNSAEQDYEEVIRLLEAEIKDLKEQLAEKKHTSLQEDILELNKRLSIIDNQLRKSELNRKHLEISNKKLLGFAHNVHKVLTGGRLFTTQNGSSPATDGLEISDATHQLVAEAGELMERVCSLCADDHTLPQLTEGSITGPGFECVVEVNHQPQTSFAGVHAKETRRL